A single Epinephelus fuscoguttatus linkage group LG13, E.fuscoguttatus.final_Chr_v1 DNA region contains:
- the pdk1 gene encoding pyruvate dehydrogenase (acetyl-transferring) kinase isozyme 1, mitochondrial isoform X2 — protein MRILRVLRSSVSITKDIDYYSKFSPSPLSMKQFLDFGSENACEKTSFAFLRQELPVRLANIMKEINLLPDNLLRTPSVRLVQSWYMQSFQDILEFRDKNADDEKVTYDFTDAVIKIRNRHNDVIPTMAQGVVEYKEAYGTDPVVSQNVQYFLDRFYMSRISIRMLLNQHTLLFGGKVKVNPAHPKQIGSIDPNCRVSDVIRDAYENARNLCDRYYMNSPELVLEEFCVKPITVVYVPSHLYHMVFELFKNAMRATMELYGDAMDYPPIHAQIALGTEDLTVKVCDRGGGVPLRKIERLFTYTYSTAPRPSLDGARAAPLAGYGYGLPISRLYARYFQGDLKLYSLEGYGTDAVIYIRALSTESIERLPVYNKSAWKHYKTIHEADDWCVPSKEPKDMTTFRSF, from the exons GCTCAGAAAATGCATGTGAGAAAACATCCTTCGCCTTCCTCAGACAGGAGTTACCTGTACGGTTGGCGAACATCATGAAGGAGATCAACTTGTTGCCAGACAACTTACTGAGGACTCCATCAGTGCGGCTGGTCCAGAGCTG GTACATGCAGAGTTTTCAGGACATTCTCGAATTCAGAGACAAAAATGCAGATGATGAGAAAGTCACATATGA TTTCACAGATGCGGTAATAAAGATCAGAAATCGGCACAATGATGTCATCCCCACCATGGCTCAGGGAGTTGTGGAGTACAAGGAGGCGTACGGCACCGACCCAGTCGTCAGCCAAAATGTTCAGTATTTCCTCGATCGTTTCTACATGAGCAGGATATCCATCAGGATGTTGCTCAACCAGCACA CTCTTCTCTTTGGTGGGAAGGTGAAGGTGAACCCAGCTCATCCCAAACAGATCGGCAGTATTGATCCCAACTGTCGTGTCAGTGACGTTATCAGAG ACGCCTACGAAAATGCACGAAACCTTTGTGACCGGTACTACATGAATTCTCCTGAGCTGGTGCTGGAGGAGTTCTGCG TCAAACCCATCACTGTGGTCTATGTCCCGTCTCATCTGTATCACATGGTGTTTGAACTTTTTAAG AACGCCATGCGGGCCACCATGGAGTTATATGGCGATGCAATGGATTATCCTCCTATCCACGCACAGATCGCTCTGGGAACTGAAGATCTGACAGTTAAG GTCTGCGATCGTGGAGGAGGCGTGCCGCTGCGCAAGATCGAAAGGTTGTTCACCTACACGTACTCCACAGCTCCTCGACCCAGCCTCGACGGGGCCCGCGCTGCTCCTCTG GCTGGTTACGGGTACGGCCTGCCCATCTCGCGACTGTACGCCCGCTACTTTCAAGGGGACCTGAAGCTGTACTCGCTGGAGGGTTATGGAACTGATGCTGTCATCTACATCCGG GCTCTCTCCACTGAGTCCATTGAGAGGCTTCCTGTGTACAACAAGTCCGCCTGGAAACACTACAAGACAATCCACGAGGCCGACGACTGGTGCGTCCCCAGCAAAGAGCCAAAGGACATGACGACATTTCGCAGTTTCTAG
- the pdk1 gene encoding pyruvate dehydrogenase (acetyl-transferring) kinase isozyme 1, mitochondrial isoform X1: MRILRVLRSSVSITKDIDYYSKFSPSPLSMKQFLDFGSENACEKTSFAFLRQELPVRLANIMKEINLLPDNLLRTPSVRLVQSWYMQSFQDILEFRDKNADDEKVTYDFTDAVIKIRNRHNDVIPTMAQGVVEYKEAYGTDPVVSQNVQYFLDRFYMSRISIRMLLNQHTLLFGGKVKVNPAHPKQIGSIDPNCRVSDVIRDAYENARNLCDRYYMNSPELVLEEFCVKPITVVYVPSHLYHMVFELFKNAMRATMELYGDAMDYPPIHAQIALGTEDLTVKVCDRGGGVPLRKIERLFTYTYSTAPRPSLDGARAAPLAGYGYGLPISRLYARYFQGDLKLYSLEGYGTDAVIYIRVTEFNINIMRVCACFFYTVFKLDSLNLPVRLSPLSPLRGFLCTTSPPGNTTRQSTRPTTGASPAKSQRT; the protein is encoded by the exons GCTCAGAAAATGCATGTGAGAAAACATCCTTCGCCTTCCTCAGACAGGAGTTACCTGTACGGTTGGCGAACATCATGAAGGAGATCAACTTGTTGCCAGACAACTTACTGAGGACTCCATCAGTGCGGCTGGTCCAGAGCTG GTACATGCAGAGTTTTCAGGACATTCTCGAATTCAGAGACAAAAATGCAGATGATGAGAAAGTCACATATGA TTTCACAGATGCGGTAATAAAGATCAGAAATCGGCACAATGATGTCATCCCCACCATGGCTCAGGGAGTTGTGGAGTACAAGGAGGCGTACGGCACCGACCCAGTCGTCAGCCAAAATGTTCAGTATTTCCTCGATCGTTTCTACATGAGCAGGATATCCATCAGGATGTTGCTCAACCAGCACA CTCTTCTCTTTGGTGGGAAGGTGAAGGTGAACCCAGCTCATCCCAAACAGATCGGCAGTATTGATCCCAACTGTCGTGTCAGTGACGTTATCAGAG ACGCCTACGAAAATGCACGAAACCTTTGTGACCGGTACTACATGAATTCTCCTGAGCTGGTGCTGGAGGAGTTCTGCG TCAAACCCATCACTGTGGTCTATGTCCCGTCTCATCTGTATCACATGGTGTTTGAACTTTTTAAG AACGCCATGCGGGCCACCATGGAGTTATATGGCGATGCAATGGATTATCCTCCTATCCACGCACAGATCGCTCTGGGAACTGAAGATCTGACAGTTAAG GTCTGCGATCGTGGAGGAGGCGTGCCGCTGCGCAAGATCGAAAGGTTGTTCACCTACACGTACTCCACAGCTCCTCGACCCAGCCTCGACGGGGCCCGCGCTGCTCCTCTG GCTGGTTACGGGTACGGCCTGCCCATCTCGCGACTGTACGCCCGCTACTTTCAAGGGGACCTGAAGCTGTACTCGCTGGAGGGTTATGGAACTGATGCTGTCATCTACATCCGGGTGACTGagtttaacattaacattatgcgtgtgtgtgcttgctttttcTACACTGTGTTTAAACTTGATTCTCTCAATCTTCCTGTCAGGCTCTCTCCACTGAGTCCATTGAGAGGCTTCCTGTGTACAACAAGTCCGCCTGGAAACACTACAAGACAATCCACGAGGCCGACGACTGGTGCGTCCCCAGCAAAGAGCCAAAGGACATGA